CATGGAAAAACCCCAGCCCATGGACCGGCTGCTTTGCGGTGACGTCGGTTACGGCAAGACCGAGGTGGCCATGCGGGCAGCGTTTAAGGCGGTTATGGATGGCAAGCAGGTGGCGGTGCTGGTACCCACCACGGTTTTGGCCCAGCAGCACTTCCACACCTTCCGGGAGCGGTTTGCCCCTTTCCCGGCCAAGGTGGAGGTCTTGAGCCGCTTCCGCTCGGCTAAAGAGCAGCGGGAGGTAATCCGCGCCATTCGGGAAGGCCAGGTGGATATCGTCATTGGCACCCACCGCCTCCTCTCCAAGGATGTTCGCTTCAAGGATTTGGGGCTGCTAATCATCGATGAAGAGCAGCGCTTTGGAGTAGCCCATAAGGAGCGCCTCAAGACCTTGAAGCAGACCGTAGACGTGCTCACCCTGACGGCTACCCCCATTCCCCGCACCCTGTATATGTCCCTGGCCGGGGCTCGGGACATGAGCATCATCGAGACTCCTCCCGAGGATCGCTATCCGGTGGAGACTTACGTGGTGGAATACAGTCCCGAGCTGGTTCGGGATGCCATCCGCCGGGAGCTAGCCCGGGGTGGCCAGGTCTATTATGTGCACAACCGCATTCCTACCATCGAGCAGGCGGCGGCCTACCTGCAACAGCTGGTGCCGGAAGCCCGCATTGCCATTGCCCATGGGCAGATGCACGAATCCCAGCTGGAGCAGGTGATGCTGGATTTTGTGGAAGGCAAGTCGGATATCTTGGTCTGCACCACCATCATTGAAAACGGCCTCGACATCGCCAACGTCAATACCCTGATCGTGGAGGAGGCCGACAACCTAGGCCTAGCCCAGCTCTACCAGCTCCGGGGGCGGGTGGGACGCTCAAACCGCCTGGCCTATGCTTACTTCACTTACCGCCGGGATAAGATTCTCCATGAGGTGGCCCAAAAACGGCTGGCGGCCATCCGCGAGTTTACCGAGTTTGGGGCCGGGTTTAAAATTGCTCTGCGCGACTTGGAGATCCGCGGAGCCGGCAATCTCCTCGGCCCGGAGCAGCACGGGCATATGCTGGCGGTGGGATTTGACCTCTACTGCCGCTTGCTCCAGGAGGCGGTGGATGAGTTGAAAGGAAAGACCACCGATGAACCCACCCAGCCAACGGTGGAGCTCCGGGTAGATGCTTTCATCAACGACGAGTATGTCCGGACTTCCGGGCTAAAGATGGAGCTCTACCAGCGCCTCACCAGGGCGGAGACCATGGGCGAGATTGAAGACATCGAAGCGCAAATGGTTGACCGCTATGGCAAAATGCCGCCTGCTGTCCAGCATCTGGTTTCCCTAAACCGCATCCGGATATTGGCCAAGGAAGTAGGAGTGACCGCGGTTCAACACCAGGGGGCAGAAGTGCGTATTAGCTTCGGAGAGTTCGGGGAGTTTAAAGGTGAAAGGCTTTTGCGCCTGGCCCAGAGCTTTCCCCGGCGGCTTAGCTTTTCAGCCCTAGAGGGACTGCAGATTCGAGTCAACGTAGCCGGCCTCAAACAGGGCGAGGTGCTGGAACTTCTAGAATCCTTGTTTTGGAAGATTAAAAGCTTATCCCAGCCCCAGGAGGCGCTCCTGTAGCGGTCAGCCCGGGTGGCGGGCAGCTGCCAATGAGCTGGAGTGGCGGTCAAGCTCCTGCGGGAGCGAAAAAAGGGGTTGGGAGCCGATAGCTTAGAAAGGTCGTGGTGACTTGAAGGTTTCAGGTCGGGGGCGAAGGTTAGTAGCCCTATTGGTATTGGCAGGGATGTTGCTTACAGCGGTGGGCGCGGCTCTTCCTAGCTGCGGCAGCGATCCCAACCTGGTGGCCAAGGTCAACGGAGAAAAGATTACCCGCCAGGAGCTAGATTTCCGGTTGCAGATGGCTAAGGCTCAGTACCAGCAGAGCGGCCTCGATTTTACCACCGAGGATGGCAAGAGAATGCTTTCGGAGCTAGAGAAATCGGTGCTGGATGACTTGATCTGGCGCTCCCTCATCCGCCAAGAAGCTACCAAGCGCGGCCTCAAAGTGGACGACCAGAGGGTGAACCAATTCTTAGATACCATCAAGAAGAGTTATCCCGGGCAGGACTTCGGCCAGCAGTTAAAGCAGCTTAACCTGACCGAGGACCAGTTTAAGGAGGAGATCCGCTACCGGCTCCTCGAGGACGATCTTTACCGCCGGGTTACCGATGGGGTAAGGGTGACCCCGGAGGAAGTTAAGAGCTACTTCGACCAGCATCGAAATGAGGTTATTTCGGTCAAGGTGCGGCACATCCTAATCCAGGTGCCCGAAAACGCTAGCCCCAAGGACTGGGAGAAGGCCAAGGAGGAGGCCGAGGTGATCATCGCCCAACTGAAAAACGGGCATGATTTTGCCGCACTGGCCCAAGAAAAGTCGGACGACCCGGGCACCAAAAAGGACGGCGGCCTCATCAACCAATACATTACCGCCGAGGGCTCAGGCTTCGACCCCGATTTTGTCAAGGGAGCTTTTGCCTTGAAAAAGGGCGAGTTCAGCCCCACCCCGGTGAAGAGCGCTTATGGCTACCATGTGATTAAAGTGGTGGACCGCCGGGATACCCTGGAGCAGGTAAGGGATGATGTAGAGCAGAAGCTCTTGGCGGACAAGATGAGCCAGGCCTGGGAAAATTTCCGGCAGGAGCTCAAGAATCACGCCAAGATCGTCAACTATCTGACCTAGACTAGCCTAGACAGGCCTGGATGCCTTGGGACACAGCTTATCCCAGTGGTCAAGTTTAGGATTGGGTAGTATTACCAAGAAAATAGGCCAGGCCCTTAGCTTGGACGAGATAAAGAACTTTTTTGACCCCTCATGGAAAAATATGAATAACAAGCACTTGGCGGATATATACTAACATTGAAAGTTGCCCCTAAGTCTCCAAGCTAAGGCAAAAAGGAGGGATGAGCGGTAAATGAAGGCTACGGGGATTGTCAGGCGCATTGACGATTTGGGTCGGGTAGTGATACCCAAGGAGATTCGGCGAACCCTGAGGATCCGGGAAGGCGATCCCTTGGAGATTTTTGTTGATCGCGATGGGGAAGTAATCCTGAAGAAATACTCTCCCATTGGCGAACTAGGCGATTTTGCCAAAGAGTATGCTGACTCCTTGTATGAGGCCATTGGCCATACCGCCTGCATTGCCGACCGGGACACCATAGTGGCGGTAGCTGGGGCTCCTAAGAAGGAATACCTCAACCGGCCGATCGGGCCGGCCATTGAAAAGGTGATGGAAGACCGCCGTTCGGTGGTCATCAATCAGCCGGGTGAGCACCCGTACTGCAAGATCTGCGCCAACGACGACAGCTACGACTGCCGCTTGACGGCGGAGGTGATCGCTCCCATCATCGCCGAGGGCGATCCCATCGGGGCGGTAATCCTGCTCTCCAAGGAGCCCAACGTAAAAATGGGGGAGATGGAGCTGAAGCTGGCGGAAACGGCGGCGGGGTTCTTGGCCAAGCAGATGGAGCAGTAGGCCGAGAGAGGGAAGGTCTAGCCCGGAAGGGAAGGGCTGAACATAGGCTTAGGAGCGGAAGGCCTGGCTGATAAGGGTTAAGTAGGGCGGAATAGCGTTCGTAGCATAGCTAGTATAGTTAGGATGGAATATTACGGCCAATTGCCAGCGTGGCGCAGAATGCGCCACTTTATTTTGGCCAAGATTGGGACAAAGCCCTCGGCAAGCATTATAATAGCCTAGGAGGCGGCCAGGGAGGTCATAAGGCCCAAAGAGCTGGTGGCCAGCTAGGCCGCTCAGGTTTGGCTTACAAGGGGGCTTCCAGGTGACAGCGGTGGATTGTGATGACAAGGAAAAAGTAGGAATAATTGCGGTGGTGGGCCTTGGACCCGGAAACATAGAGTACTTGCCGGCAAGAAACCGAGAGATCCTTAGCCAGGCTGGTGACCAGGGCCAAGCCTTTTTCCGCACCGGCCGGCATCCGGTGGCCCAGGCCCTCAAGGAGGAAGGCTTCAGGTTTGAGACTTTCGATGAGCTTTATGAAGCTGCCGGGGACTTTGAAGAAGTGTACGCGGGGATCGTGGATCGCCTGCTGACCCAAGCTCGGGCCCTCGGGCCTGGCGCCCGGATAGCCTACGCTGTGCCTGGGCACCCTTTGGTGGCAGAAACCACGGTAAGAATGCTGATGGAAAAAGCCGCGGAAGCCAGGGTAGAGGTGGCAATCTTTCCGGCCATGAGCGCTTTGGACGCTATCTATGCCGCCCTGGGCGTCGATCCCGTCCAAGGCCTGACCGTCCTCAATGCCCTGGACGTGGCGAGCGTTGACGAGCCTTGCCTTCCCAACCCCGAGCTTTCTGCCCTCATCCTCCAGGTGTACAACCGGCGCATCGCCTCGGAAGTGAAGCTGGCCCTAATGGAGGCCTACCCCGACGACTTGCCGGTCACTTTGGTCAGGGCAGCGGGAGTTCCGGGCCAGGAAAGGATTGCCCGCTTGCCCCTCTGGCAAATTGACCGGCAGGACTGGCTGGATGACCTTACCAGCCTCTACCTTCCGCCCCGGCCGGCAAGCGACTCTTGCTCCTTGCGCCCCGACCTTGATGCCCGCCCCGCCACATGGTCCCTCCTCAACCCTGATACCCATCCCCTCCATTTCCGGAAAGGCGACACTTGCCGCTATCCTCTAGACCCGCTGGTGACGGTGATGGCCGAACTCCGCAGCGAGCATGGCTGCCCCTGGGACCGGGAGCAGACCCATCATTCTTTAAAGCGGTTCCTGATCGAGGAGGCGTACGAGGTCTTAGAAGCCATTGACGCCGGGGATGTGCATAAACTGAGGGAAGAATTGGGAGACTTACTGTTGCAAGTAGTCTTCCACGCCCAGCTGGCCAGCGAGCGCGGGGATTTTGACATCAACGGCGTGGTGGAGGGAATTGTGGAGAAGCTCATCCGCCGCCACCCCCACGTCTTTGGCCAGGTGACGGTGGATAGCGCCCGGCAGGTGGAACGCAACTGGGAGCGCATCAAGGCGGGAGAGAAGGAAGAGAACGGCGATGGCGAACTCTTGGAGGTGCCGCCCGGTCTACCGGCCCTGCTCAAAGCCCAGCGCATCCAGGAAAAGGCTTCCCGGTTGGGGTTTGACTGGCCGGAGCTAAAGGGAGCCTGGCCCAAGCTAGGAGAGGAGGTTGAGGAACTAAAGCAGGCCATCAAGGCCAAGGATGAGAAGCAAATAGCATCGGAGATGGGCGACCTGCTCTTTACCTTGGTGAACATATCTCGCTTCCTAGGGATTTCCGCCGAAGAAGCTCTGCAAAGCTGTTGTGCCAAGTTTGTCCGCCGCTTTTCCCACGTGGTGGCGAAAATCCAAGAATCCGGGCGAAATATAGCGGACGCTGATCTGGCCGAGATGGATCGCTACTGGGAGGAGGCCAAAAAGGCTGATAAGCCTTAAAAAATTTGGCAAGAATCCTCCAAAATAGGAAGGAATCCGCCAAGCCTTATAGAATAAAGCACGCGTCAAACCATTTATTTTCAGGAGGGATGCAGTTTGAATAAAATGGACCTAGTGGGCAGCGTAGCCGAGAAGGCTAACCTCACCAAAAAAGAGGCCGACCGAGTAGTTAGCGCAGTGCTGGAAAGCATCGAAGAAGCTTTGGCCGCCGGCGACAAAGTCCAGCTGGTTGGGTTTGGTACCTTTGAGGTAAAGGACCGGGCTGCCCGTACCGGCCGCAACCCCAAGACCGGAGAAGAGATCGATATTCCGGCCACCCGGGTACCGGTATTTAAGGCGGGGAAAGCGCTTCGCGACGCCGTGGCTAAGTAAATTGTCCCTCTGCCAAATGGTCTGTTTTTCGATTGTCCCCATCGAAAATCAGGTTCGCCAACCCGTGAACCTGATTTTTATGTTTTGAACGTTGGCGGATAAGGCAAGGTGAATAAGCGTGCGCCTCGACAAATACTTACAGGTTTCGCGGCTGGTCAAGCGGCGCACCTTGGCCAAAGAACTTTGTGATGCTGGCCGGGTCCAGATTAACGGTAGGGTGGCCAAAGCCGGGGCGGAGGTTAAGGAAGGAGACGTTATCCATCTCGCGGTAGGTATGCGCTGGCGGCGAGTAGAGGTGTTGGCAGTGGACCAGGCGGCCGGGCGCAAGGGGCTCAGCTTCTACCGCCTTTTAGAGGAGGGGCGCATGAGCGACCTTCCCGGAGGAGACAATATCTCTGGTGATGGATAGGAGTGAGCTGGCGCCCCAATTTTAACCGTACCCGATCTAATTTGCTAAAGTTTGCCCTCCGGGCCCGTTCGGTCCTGCCCAGGGGCCGGCGGGCGGGAGTCTTGGTGCTGGCGGCTCTAATCGTCTTGGCCATCGGTATCCCCGGGGCGGTATTTCGCCTCCGGCCCCAGCCTAAGCCCATTCCCCTTCGCCCCGAGCCCATGGTTCGCCTTTATGTAAGCCAGACCGGGAATTATGTCACCCTGCCGATGGAGGAATATATCCAGGGAGTGGTGGCGGCGGAAATGGAGCCCAGCTGGCCGGTGGAAGCGCTGGGAGCTCAAGCCATCCTGGCCCGGACCTTTACCTTAAAGCGGATGGAGCAGGGCGGCGTGCCCTTGCGCCATGCCGATGCTTCCAGCGATCCTAAAGAATTTCAAGCCTACAACCCCAAGGCCATTAACGATAATGTCCGCCTGGCGGTGCGGGCCACCCGGGGCCGGGTGGCAACTTACAAGGGCGATTTCATTGAAGCCTGGTATCACGCCGATGCCGGCGGCCGCACCGCCGCCGTGCCGCAAGAAGGCATCAATCATAAAGGTACTGCCCCTTATGTAAAGAGCGTCTCCGACCCTGGCTTCTCCTCAAGCCCCCCGGAAAACCGATCCTGGACCGTAAGTGTGCCCTGGGAGGAGGTGCGCGACCGCATCCGAGCCTACACCGGCCGGGATCCGGGTCCCACCGCCGTGGCCCGTATAGCCAACCAGGGGAAATCGGGCCGGGCCATTACCGTACAGCTGGGAAACGTCATTATTAGCGGGGCCGACCTGCGCACCGCCCTGGGCACCAGGGCGGTGCGCTCCACCCTGTTTACCGATTTTGCCGTCCGTAACGGCAGGCTGGTCATAAAGGGCCGCGGCTTTGGCCACGGGGTAGGCATGAGCCAGTGGGGAGCAAAAGCCCTGGCTGAGAAGGGGCGCTCCGCCGAGCAGATCGTCCGCTATTTCTTCCGGGGCATCCGCATCGAATCGGCCTGGAAATAGCGGTTGGCGCTACGCCCTGTACCCCGGACTTAGTTCCCGCACCGTCCACCCGGCCATCTCGCTTGCCCCTGCGGAAACGGGCCGGGACCAGCTTCCGGGCAATCCACCGGTTAGTATGCTACCTCACCGGCCACCATGCCGCTTTCATAATCCTAAAGCAGTGGTGAATCCAGTATGCAGTATACTTCATTTTCCATGCAGGATTCCTGGTCCTAGTTACCGAACCATCAGGGGATTTGCCGAAATCGATAGCTCAGCCGCCCGGGGGTAGCCTAGGGGAACGAGACGGCCCTGGAGAAACGAGGGGCGATAGAGGTTGGCGTGCCAATACCGATAGCCGGAGGTAGAAGACCCTATGCAACCATTGCCGAGAGAAGTTAAGCCAGCGCATTTGATTCTCAATCCCTCGCGGGAGGAGCTTAGGAAACTTGCTTCCCATCATGAGCGCACCACCATCTACGGTAGCGCCAGCTACGTAACTAAAGTTCGTAACCGCAGCGCCAAGCTCACCTACATCGTTCCCCGAGAGGTGGAGCTGGGGGTCAAGCAGGCTCCCATCGATCCCGACCGGGCTTTGGCCATTGCCCAGGAAGTCCAGCGCTATTTGGCCGGGAGGGAAGTGGTGGCTTTGGACCGGACCATGGGCCAGCATCCCGACTGCCGCTTCAGCTGCCGGCTTTATATCACCCGGGAGTATGCCCGCATCGCCTACATGTGGCACGATACTCTCTTTCCGCCTCTCGCTAGTCCCGAGGCTCTAAGCTCGCCCAGCTTTCAGCCGGACATGGTGAGCATCTATGTGCCCGAATGGCCGGAACGCATCATCTTCCTGGACCCGGAGGCAGCCGTCACCTACATCCTGGGCACCGATTATTTCGGTGAGTGCAAGAAGTCCTTTTTGCGCATGGCCATGTACCTGGCCAAGAAGAAGGGGTGGCTGGGCTTCCACGCCGGCAGCAAGGTGCTAAGAGTAAAGCTAAACGGCGAGCTCAGGGAAGTCGGCTTCATCATGTTTGGCCTCAGCGGTACCGGCAAGACCACCCTCACCGTCCACGATCATGGCTTGGAACCTCCGGAAGGGGTCATCATACGCCAGGACGATGTGGTGATCATGAACGAGCGCGGCTACTGCTACGGCACCGAGGCCGGTTTCTTCTTTAAGACCGAAGGCCTGGAGCCCTCCCAAAGGGTGCTCTACCAGGGGGCAACTCTGCCCACCGCCATCCTGGAAAATGTCATGGTCTACGAGGACGGCACCGTAGATTTTCAGAACTATGAGCTCACCTCCAACGGCCGGGGAGTGGTAGCCCGGAGCGACGTGGCCAATACCGACGGCGAGATCGACCTTTTGCGGGCGGACAAGATCCTGTTCATCACCCGGCGCAAGGACGTGGTCCCGCCGGTAGCCAAGCTTTCCCCCGAGCAGGCGGCCGCCTTCTTCATGCTGGGGGAATCTATTGAGACCAGCGCCGGCGATCCCACCAAGGCCGGGCAGTCCAAGCGCGAGGTGGGCACCAATCCCTTCATCGTGGGACCGGAGGCTTATGAGGGTAACCGCCTGCTTGAGATCCTGCGGGCCAACCCGGATATCGAGTGCTTCCTCTTCAATACCGGCAGCGTCGGCGCCGGGGGAAGCGCCGCTCCCGAAGGGGAAAAGATCACCATCAAGATGTCTACCAGCCTGATGAAGCTCATCGCCAGCGGGAAGCTACGCTGGCGAAAGGACCTGGACTGGGGTTACCTGGTGCCGGATGTAGGCGAGATGGACGGCGGTACGGCGGCTAGCGCTGGCGCGGAGCTTGATGGCCTTGATCCCCGGTTATTTGACCCGTCCAGTTACTATACTCCCGAGGAATACCGGCGGCGGGTAGAGAGCCTGCGGGAAGAGCGGAGGAATTGGCTAGCCCAATTTCCGGGACTAGACCCGGACATTCTAGGCGCCATCGAGGCGCCCAAAGCGGAGGGTCAAGCTAGCGCCGACCATGCCTGCGCCGCAGCCGGGTAGGTCCTGCCGGCACCCACTCGTCTTTTCTGTCGGCGGCTCGCAATTTGTTAACAAAAGCCAAGGTATCGTCCTCTCCCGGTTTGCGATCGGGTGCTAGGTCACCTTCAATCAAACCGGGAGCATTTTTCATATAAGACAGTCGCCTTCGGCGTTTAAGCTCTCTTTCTGTTGCAGTAATTATGGAGACCACTCCTTTCATGATTTAGCATAAGTTTAGCATAGCTCAGGGCAAAACTTAAGGCTGATCCTCCACTTACGGTAACCTTTTTGGGTTGTTTTCACCCGAGCCGGTTGCGAACAGAAACCCTCTGCGGTACCATTAGTCGTAGCTGCTAGTGGTGGAGCTATATAGATAGGTGAGCGAGCATGAAGTATTCGCAAGCAGGTTTGGGGCGAGTTTTTATCCTCCGGCTGGAACAGGGCGACCAGCTACCGAATGTGATTGAGGATTTTGCTAGGACCCACCAGATTTCCTCGGCCCTGGTGTTGTTTTTAGGCGGAGCCGATGCGGGGAGTAAAATAGTGACAGGGCCCGAGGACGGTAACGCCCGCCCACCCGTGCCCATGGTCACCGATATACCCGGGGTTAGCGAAGCCCTGGGAGTGGGGACCATTTTTGCCGGCGCCGGCCAGACTCCCAAGCTGCATATGCACGCCGCCTTCGGCCGCGGCGAGGAAGCTAGGGCTGGCTGCACCCGAGCCGGCGTAGCTACCTGGCAGATCGGCGAGGTAATAATCCTGGAGCTGGTGGGCACTTCCGCCCGCCGGGAGGTCCACCCTGAGACTGGCTTTGAGCTGTTGGAAGTCTAAACGGCAGAAAGCGCGAGGAGGTAACGGGCCAACCGGCCTCAGAGCCCAGTCGCTGCCAGCACTTCGGGGTAGCGCCACCAAGGGACAAAGACACGAAGGCGCGACAGCAGGAAAGGCCTTGAAACATGAGCGAAACCAATGCGGTGGAGCGGGTACGGGAGTTTCTAGCCCGCTTTCCTTACGACATTCCCATCTATGAATTTGATGAGAGCACTTGGACGGCAGAGCTGGCCGCCCGGGCCCTGGGGGTGGAGCTAGGGCAGATTGCCAAGACGGTAATGTTTACCATCGGCGATTACCCGGTCCTGGTGGTGGCCAGCGGCGACGTCCGCATCAGCCGCAGCAAGCTCAAGCACCACCTGGGTCTGACCGGCAAGGTTAGGCTGGCCGATGCCGAGACCATAGCCGAGCTCACCGGCTTTGCCCCGGGCGGGGTCTGCCCTTTTGCCTTGAAAGAGCCGGTACCCATCCTGATTGATAAGAGCCTGGAGCGCTTCCCGGTGGTCTACGTAGCTACCGGCAGCCCCCATTCTGCTGCCCCCATGTCCTTGGACCAGCTCCTTACCATCACCGGTGGCCAAATGGCCGACGTAGCCGAGTAAAAAGCCGGGATGCCGCAAGCCGGCTAACGGCTTCCCCATTCTTGCATAACTTTGCTTAGCAGTGCGGTTGCTTCCTAAAGCTGCATATCTTCCATATCTAGCGTTACCATCTTCCCCCGCCGCTTTTCCGCGGTCT
This region of Clostridia bacterium genomic DNA includes:
- a CDS encoding phosphoenolpyruvate carboxykinase (ATP), whose translation is MQPLPREVKPAHLILNPSREELRKLASHHERTTIYGSASYVTKVRNRSAKLTYIVPREVELGVKQAPIDPDRALAIAQEVQRYLAGREVVALDRTMGQHPDCRFSCRLYITREYARIAYMWHDTLFPPLASPEALSSPSFQPDMVSIYVPEWPERIIFLDPEAAVTYILGTDYFGECKKSFLRMAMYLAKKKGWLGFHAGSKVLRVKLNGELREVGFIMFGLSGTGKTTLTVHDHGLEPPEGVIIRQDDVVIMNERGYCYGTEAGFFFKTEGLEPSQRVLYQGATLPTAILENVMVYEDGTVDFQNYELTSNGRGVVARSDVANTDGEIDLLRADKILFITRRKDVVPPVAKLSPEQAAAFFMLGESIETSAGDPTKAGQSKREVGTNPFIVGPEAYEGNRLLEILRANPDIECFLFNTGSVGAGGSAAPEGEKITIKMSTSLMKLIASGKLRWRKDLDWGYLVPDVGEMDGGTAASAGAELDGLDPRLFDPSSYYTPEEYRRRVESLREERRNWLAQFPGLDPDILGAIEAPKAEGQASADHACAAAG
- the mazG gene encoding nucleoside triphosphate pyrophosphohydrolase, which translates into the protein MDCDDKEKVGIIAVVGLGPGNIEYLPARNREILSQAGDQGQAFFRTGRHPVAQALKEEGFRFETFDELYEAAGDFEEVYAGIVDRLLTQARALGPGARIAYAVPGHPLVAETTVRMLMEKAAEARVEVAIFPAMSALDAIYAALGVDPVQGLTVLNALDVASVDEPCLPNPELSALILQVYNRRIASEVKLALMEAYPDDLPVTLVRAAGVPGQERIARLPLWQIDRQDWLDDLTSLYLPPRPASDSCSLRPDLDARPATWSLLNPDTHPLHFRKGDTCRYPLDPLVTVMAELRSEHGCPWDREQTHHSLKRFLIEEAYEVLEAIDAGDVHKLREELGDLLLQVVFHAQLASERGDFDINGVVEGIVEKLIRRHPHVFGQVTVDSARQVERNWERIKAGEKEENGDGELLEVPPGLPALLKAQRIQEKASRLGFDWPELKGAWPKLGEEVEELKQAIKAKDEKQIASEMGDLLFTLVNISRFLGISAEEALQSCCAKFVRRFSHVVAKIQESGRNIADADLAEMDRYWEEAKKADKP
- a CDS encoding peptidylprolyl isomerase; the encoded protein is MKVSGRGRRLVALLVLAGMLLTAVGAALPSCGSDPNLVAKVNGEKITRQELDFRLQMAKAQYQQSGLDFTTEDGKRMLSELEKSVLDDLIWRSLIRQEATKRGLKVDDQRVNQFLDTIKKSYPGQDFGQQLKQLNLTEDQFKEEIRYRLLEDDLYRRVTDGVRVTPEEVKSYFDQHRNEVISVKVRHILIQVPENASPKDWEKAKEEAEVIIAQLKNGHDFAALAQEKSDDPGTKKDGGLINQYITAEGSGFDPDFVKGAFALKKGEFSPTPVKSAYGYHVIKVVDRRDTLEQVRDDVEQKLLADKMSQAWENFRQELKNHAKIVNYLT
- a CDS encoding HU family DNA-binding protein; translated protein: MNKMDLVGSVAEKANLTKKEADRVVSAVLESIEEALAAGDKVQLVGFGTFEVKDRAARTGRNPKTGEEIDIPATRVPVFKAGKALRDAVAK
- a CDS encoding SpoIID/LytB domain-containing protein — its product is MPRGRRAGVLVLAALIVLAIGIPGAVFRLRPQPKPIPLRPEPMVRLYVSQTGNYVTLPMEEYIQGVVAAEMEPSWPVEALGAQAILARTFTLKRMEQGGVPLRHADASSDPKEFQAYNPKAINDNVRLAVRATRGRVATYKGDFIEAWYHADAGGRTAAVPQEGINHKGTAPYVKSVSDPGFSSSPPENRSWTVSVPWEEVRDRIRAYTGRDPGPTAVARIANQGKSGRAITVQLGNVIISGADLRTALGTRAVRSTLFTDFAVRNGRLVIKGRGFGHGVGMSQWGAKALAEKGRSAEQIVRYFFRGIRIESAWK
- a CDS encoding RNA-binding S4 domain-containing protein produces the protein MRLDKYLQVSRLVKRRTLAKELCDAGRVQINGRVAKAGAEVKEGDVIHLAVGMRWRRVEVLAVDQAAGRKGLSFYRLLEEGRMSDLPGGDNISGDG
- a CDS encoding DNA-binding protein; the protein is MKYSQAGLGRVFILRLEQGDQLPNVIEDFARTHQISSALVLFLGGADAGSKIVTGPEDGNARPPVPMVTDIPGVSEALGVGTIFAGAGQTPKLHMHAAFGRGEEARAGCTRAGVATWQIGEVIILELVGTSARREVHPETGFELLEV
- the spoVT gene encoding stage V sporulation protein T, encoding MKATGIVRRIDDLGRVVIPKEIRRTLRIREGDPLEIFVDRDGEVILKKYSPIGELGDFAKEYADSLYEAIGHTACIADRDTIVAVAGAPKKEYLNRPIGPAIEKVMEDRRSVVINQPGEHPYCKICANDDSYDCRLTAEVIAPIIAEGDPIGAVILLSKEPNVKMGEMELKLAETAAGFLAKQMEQ
- a CDS encoding YbaK/EbsC family protein, which produces MSETNAVERVREFLARFPYDIPIYEFDESTWTAELAARALGVELGQIAKTVMFTIGDYPVLVVASGDVRISRSKLKHHLGLTGKVRLADAETIAELTGFAPGGVCPFALKEPVPILIDKSLERFPVVYVATGSPHSAAPMSLDQLLTITGGQMADVAE